One Lysobacter enzymogenes DNA segment encodes these proteins:
- a CDS encoding amidohydrolase yields MNDLRITLIQGATRWHDPAANREYYGELIGQAQGITDLVLLPETFTSGFSNEAIGNAETMDGPTVAWIREQAARLNAAVCGSVQLRTDDGVFNRLLFATPDGALRTYDKRHLFRYAKEHERYAAGRERLSVEWKGWRICPLVCYDLRFPVFSRNRYDVERPGAPDYDLLLYVANWPSARAYPWKTLLRARAIENLCYVAGLNRVGTDGNGLHYAGDSAVIDFLGHPVSECTDEEVVVTTTLQAAELAAHRARFPAMLDGDRFELA; encoded by the coding sequence ATGAACGATCTGCGCATCACCCTGATCCAAGGCGCCACGCGCTGGCACGATCCCGCCGCCAACCGCGAGTACTACGGCGAGTTGATCGGCCAGGCCCAGGGCATCACCGACCTGGTGCTGCTGCCGGAAACCTTCACCAGCGGCTTCAGCAACGAGGCGATCGGCAACGCCGAGACCATGGACGGGCCGACCGTGGCCTGGATCCGCGAGCAGGCCGCGCGCCTGAACGCCGCGGTCTGCGGCAGCGTGCAACTGCGCACCGACGACGGCGTGTTCAACCGCCTGCTGTTCGCCACGCCCGACGGCGCGCTGCGGACCTACGACAAGCGCCACCTGTTCCGCTACGCCAAGGAGCACGAGCGCTACGCCGCCGGCCGCGAGCGGTTGAGCGTGGAATGGAAGGGCTGGCGGATCTGTCCGCTGGTCTGCTACGACCTGCGCTTCCCGGTGTTCTCGCGCAACCGCTACGACGTCGAGCGCCCCGGCGCGCCCGACTACGACCTGCTGCTGTACGTCGCCAACTGGCCGTCGGCGCGCGCCTATCCGTGGAAGACCCTGCTGCGCGCGCGCGCGATCGAGAACCTGTGCTATGTCGCCGGCCTCAACCGGGTCGGCACCGACGGCAACGGCCTGCACTACGCCGGCGACAGCGCCGTGATCGATTTCCTCGGCCATCCGGTCAGCGAATGCACCGACGAGGAGGTGGTGGTCACCACGACCCTGCAGGCGGCGGAACTGGCCGCGCACCGCGCGCGGTTCCCGGCGATGCTGGACGGCGATCGGTTCGAACTGGCCTGA
- a CDS encoding NAD(P)/FAD-dependent oxidoreductase, with protein sequence MLTDTARFDCDLVVVGASFAGAACALAAARAGLRVVVLERKRDPGDKLRTTGIVVKEAAEQTWLSRAPDSCVHRVERVRLYSPNLRSMALSAPGYYFLTTDTPRLMRWLAQELQRHGVDLRLGASFTQAERDGEGWRIEGVGRARFLVGADGAKSRVAERTGLGRTHEFLYGIEYEFPGASLPESGALHCFVSKRYAPGYIGWVAQNPTGVQAGLALRHDSERARVPDIDGFLARVRDAVGLAPDLQPAATRAGLIPCGGPVFPLARDGAMLTGDAAGIVSPVTAGGIHSAWAHGETLGQAIALHARGVGPAPESIAEEAAPRFRRKRALRWAFDRFQFDWPFDLLLNSTPLRWAAEQVYFHKRGLSEEEIQADAARSRASEHY encoded by the coding sequence ATGCTCACCGATACCGCCCGTTTCGATTGCGACCTAGTCGTGGTCGGCGCCAGTTTCGCCGGCGCCGCCTGCGCGTTGGCGGCCGCGCGCGCCGGCCTGCGCGTGGTGGTGCTGGAACGCAAGCGCGATCCGGGCGACAAGCTGCGCACCACCGGTATCGTGGTCAAGGAAGCGGCCGAGCAGACCTGGCTCAGCCGCGCGCCGGACAGTTGCGTGCACCGGGTCGAGCGCGTGCGCCTGTATTCGCCGAACCTGCGCAGCATGGCGCTGAGCGCGCCCGGCTATTACTTCCTCACCACCGACACGCCGCGGCTGATGCGTTGGCTGGCGCAGGAACTGCAGCGCCACGGCGTCGACCTGCGCCTGGGCGCCTCGTTCACCCAGGCCGAGCGCGACGGCGAAGGCTGGCGCATCGAGGGCGTCGGCCGCGCGCGCTTCCTGGTCGGCGCCGACGGCGCCAAATCGCGCGTGGCCGAGCGCACCGGACTGGGCCGCACGCACGAGTTCCTGTACGGGATCGAGTACGAATTCCCCGGCGCGTCGCTGCCCGAATCCGGCGCCCTGCACTGCTTCGTCAGCAAGCGCTACGCGCCGGGCTACATCGGTTGGGTCGCGCAGAACCCGACCGGCGTGCAGGCCGGCCTGGCGCTGCGCCACGACTCCGAGCGCGCGCGCGTGCCAGACATCGACGGCTTCCTGGCGCGGGTGCGCGACGCGGTCGGCCTCGCCCCGGACCTGCAGCCGGCCGCCACCCGCGCCGGACTGATCCCCTGCGGCGGCCCGGTGTTCCCGCTGGCGCGCGACGGCGCGATGCTGACCGGCGACGCCGCCGGCATCGTCTCGCCGGTCACCGCCGGCGGCATCCATTCGGCGTGGGCGCACGGCGAGACCCTCGGCCAGGCCATCGCGCTGCACGCGCGCGGCGTCGGCCCGGCGCCGGAATCCATCGCCGAAGAAGCGGCCCCGCGCTTCCGCCGCAAGCGCGCGCTGCGCTGGGCCTTCGACCGTTTCCAGTTCGACTGGCCGTTCGACCTGCTGCTGAACTCCACGCCGCTGCGCTGGGCGGCCGAGCAGGTGTATTTCCACAAGCGCGGGCTCAGCGAGGAAGAGATCCAGGCGGACGCGGCGCGCTCGCGCGCGTCGGAGCACTATTGA
- a CDS encoding TetR/AcrR family transcriptional regulator — protein MPARAAATHNAHNTRRAAAAPQSARERILQTAHDLFYLEGIRATGIDRVIAESGVTKVTLYRHYPSKNELILAFLDYRHERWMAWFDAALRRFGDDATALPPALAEWFAHPQFRGCAFINAVAELGPALPQAIERARAHKRAMQARIAALLPAGPAGETRARALAVAVDGAIVRAACDGDASDALDALRCMVAATMAKKPR, from the coding sequence ATGCCTGCTCGCGCCGCCGCCACCCACAACGCCCACAACACCCGCCGCGCCGCCGCGGCGCCGCAAAGCGCGCGCGAGCGCATCCTGCAGACCGCGCACGACCTGTTCTATCTCGAAGGCATCCGCGCCACCGGCATCGACCGGGTCATCGCCGAGTCGGGCGTGACCAAGGTGACGCTGTACCGGCACTACCCGAGCAAGAACGAGTTGATCCTCGCGTTCCTGGACTATCGCCACGAACGCTGGATGGCGTGGTTCGACGCCGCCCTGCGCCGCTTCGGCGACGACGCGACGGCCTTGCCGCCTGCGCTGGCCGAATGGTTCGCGCATCCACAGTTCCGCGGCTGCGCCTTCATCAACGCCGTGGCCGAACTCGGGCCGGCGCTGCCGCAGGCGATCGAGAGAGCGCGCGCGCACAAGCGCGCGATGCAGGCGCGCATCGCCGCGCTGCTGCCGGCGGGGCCCGCGGGCGAGACCCGCGCGCGCGCGCTCGCAGTGGCGGTCGATGGCGCGATCGTGCGCGCGGCCTGCGATGGCGATGCGTCGGATGCGCTGGACGCGCTGCGTTGCATGGTGGCGGCGACGATGGCGAAGAAGCCGCGCTGA
- a CDS encoding DUF1348 family protein — protein sequence MEPRPPLPPFTRDTAAHKVRLAEDAWNSRDPERVAQAYSVDTHWRNRAEFVEGREAAAAFLRRKWSRELEYRLIKELWAHDGHRIAVRFAYEWRDDSGQWYRSYGNENWEFADDGRMARRIASINDRPIAASERKFHWPQDRRPDDHPGLSELGL from the coding sequence ATGGAACCGCGTCCGCCGCTGCCCCCGTTCACCCGCGACACCGCCGCGCACAAGGTGCGCCTGGCCGAGGACGCCTGGAACTCGCGCGATCCCGAGCGCGTCGCCCAGGCTTATAGCGTCGACACCCATTGGCGCAATCGCGCCGAATTCGTCGAGGGCCGCGAGGCGGCGGCCGCGTTCCTGCGACGCAAGTGGAGCCGCGAGCTGGAGTACCGCCTGATCAAGGAACTGTGGGCGCACGACGGCCACCGCATCGCCGTGCGCTTCGCCTACGAATGGCGCGACGATTCGGGGCAGTGGTACCGCAGCTACGGCAACGAGAACTGGGAATTCGCCGACGACGGCCGCATGGCGCGGCGCATCGCCAGCATCAACGACCGGCCCATCGCCGCCAGCGAGCGCAAGTTCCACTGGCCGCAAGACCGGCGCCCGGACGATCATCCGGGCTTGAGCGAACTGGGCTTGTAA
- a CDS encoding serine hydrolase domain-containing protein has product MNLPASAVPAAALSLRDRVDDALDRALAERRLVGAVVLVARDGEPVYRRAAGQADRESDRLMREDTIFLLASVTKPFVAAVALKLAEQGRIDLDAPVTRWLPQFRPQLADGSAPEISLRQLLAHRSGLSYRFGEAAGSDYDAHAVSDGFDQPGLDIEENLRRLGATRLRFAPDTGFKYSLGLDVLGEALARATGTPLPQLVQELIAAPLAMADTGFQVADYKRLAAHYSDGVAADGSRRPLRIHDGSELAFFDGVLRYAPGRIEKTASYPSGGAGMAGSAGDVLKLLEALRRGGGELLAPESAASMLQPHTPAPIEGLDPGWGYGYGAAVLVDPVAAATPQSRGTFAWGGVYGHSWFIDPQRGLSVVALTNTALEGMSGQFTLDLRDAVYAGLDA; this is encoded by the coding sequence ATGAACCTTCCCGCCTCCGCCGTGCCCGCCGCGGCCCTGTCCTTGCGCGACCGCGTCGACGACGCGCTCGACCGCGCCCTGGCCGAACGCCGCCTGGTCGGCGCGGTGGTGCTGGTCGCGCGCGACGGCGAACCGGTGTACCGCCGCGCCGCCGGCCAGGCCGACCGCGAGTCCGACCGGCTGATGCGCGAGGACACGATCTTCCTGCTGGCCTCGGTGACCAAGCCCTTCGTCGCCGCCGTCGCGCTCAAGCTGGCCGAACAGGGCCGGATCGACCTGGACGCGCCGGTGACGCGCTGGCTGCCGCAGTTCCGGCCGCAACTCGCCGACGGCAGCGCGCCGGAGATCTCGCTGCGCCAGTTGCTCGCCCACCGCTCCGGCCTGAGCTACCGCTTCGGCGAAGCCGCCGGCAGCGACTACGACGCCCACGCGGTGTCCGACGGCTTCGACCAGCCCGGCCTGGACATCGAGGAAAACCTGCGCCGCCTCGGCGCGACCCGGCTGCGCTTCGCGCCCGATACCGGCTTCAAGTACTCGCTCGGCCTGGACGTGCTCGGCGAGGCGCTGGCGCGCGCCACCGGCACGCCGCTGCCGCAACTGGTGCAGGAACTGATCGCCGCGCCGCTGGCGATGGCCGACACCGGCTTCCAGGTCGCCGACTACAAGCGCCTGGCCGCGCATTACAGCGACGGCGTCGCCGCCGACGGCTCGCGCCGCCCGCTGCGCATCCACGACGGCAGCGAACTGGCGTTCTTCGACGGCGTCCTGCGCTACGCCCCGGGCCGGATCGAGAAAACCGCCTCCTACCCCTCCGGCGGCGCCGGCATGGCCGGCAGCGCCGGCGACGTGCTCAAGCTGCTGGAAGCGCTGCGCCGCGGCGGCGGCGAACTGCTGGCGCCCGAGTCGGCGGCCTCGATGCTGCAGCCGCACACCCCGGCCCCGATCGAAGGCCTGGACCCGGGCTGGGGCTACGGCTACGGCGCCGCGGTGCTGGTCGATCCCGTCGCCGCCGCCACCCCGCAATCGCGCGGCACCTTCGCCTGGGGCGGCGTGTACGGGCATTCCTGGTTCATCGACCCGCAACGCGGTTTGAGCGTGGTCGCGCTGACCAACACCGCGCTGGAGGGGATGAGCGGACAGTTCACCCTCGACCTGCGCGATGCGGTGTACGCCGGGCTGGACGCCTGA
- a CDS encoding pseudouridine synthase produces the protein MTEETRRKLSLKRASDAAAEAPRLEERLHKVLAQAGLGSRRALEQRIADGLVKVNGDVAQVGVSIKGGDKIELDGRSFVASALTEPSRVLMYNKPEGEVTTREDPEGRPTIFDSLPALKGARWIAIGRLDINTTGLLLLTTDGELANALMHPSFEVEREYVCRVRAPEGEETVPDNLVDRLARGVSLEDGPAKFDEIERIGGTDSHDWFRVVVKEGRNREVRRLWESQGCQVSRLKRIRYGGVALPRELLRGHSQELAGDKVEALRKELGLEDGQPSALTLQPVIGQRKAAKSTVHLSGGERAHGYVGGHNTADEGRELRRFDHVREDRGGRGRGGPRKHGGLTVSGEAAAKQSNKPFKTRKDKGVKPLPEGNPAAFRTWYVPEGVETGPSGHRNPDGRGKKGGGGKPAGAGARAGGRGRSQGGAGFGGAGGGNSPYGGGGGAAGNGGRSQGQGQRAARPYGHPGNAPSFPSDHANPGGFNPYGGERPARGNARPSGGKPPGAGRAGARPGGGNARPGGNARPGGAPRPGGPRGGGRPGGGRGPRG, from the coding sequence ATGACTGAAGAAACCCGTCGCAAGCTTTCCCTGAAGCGCGCCAGCGACGCCGCGGCCGAAGCGCCGCGCCTGGAAGAACGCCTGCACAAAGTGCTCGCGCAAGCGGGCCTGGGCTCGCGCCGCGCCCTGGAGCAGCGCATCGCCGATGGCCTGGTCAAGGTCAATGGGGATGTCGCCCAGGTCGGCGTCAGCATCAAGGGCGGCGACAAGATCGAACTGGACGGCCGCAGCTTCGTCGCCAGCGCCCTGACCGAGCCCTCGCGCGTGCTGATGTACAACAAGCCCGAAGGCGAAGTCACCACCCGCGAAGACCCCGAAGGCCGCCCGACCATCTTCGATTCGCTGCCCGCGCTGAAGGGCGCGCGCTGGATCGCGATCGGCCGCCTCGACATCAACACCACCGGCCTGCTGCTGCTGACCACCGACGGCGAGCTGGCCAATGCGCTGATGCACCCCTCCTTCGAGGTCGAGCGCGAGTACGTCTGCCGCGTGCGCGCTCCCGAGGGCGAGGAGACCGTGCCGGACAACCTGGTCGACCGCCTCGCCCGCGGCGTGTCGCTGGAGGACGGCCCGGCCAAGTTCGACGAGATCGAACGCATCGGCGGCACCGATTCGCACGACTGGTTCCGGGTCGTGGTCAAGGAAGGCCGCAACCGCGAAGTGCGCCGCCTGTGGGAATCGCAGGGCTGCCAGGTCAGCCGGCTCAAGCGCATCCGCTACGGCGGCGTGGCGCTGCCGCGCGAACTGCTGCGCGGGCATTCGCAGGAACTGGCCGGCGACAAGGTCGAGGCGCTGCGCAAGGAGCTGGGCCTGGAAGACGGCCAGCCCTCGGCGCTGACCCTGCAGCCGGTGATCGGCCAGCGCAAGGCGGCCAAGTCGACCGTGCACCTGTCCGGCGGCGAGCGCGCCCACGGCTACGTCGGCGGCCACAACACCGCCGACGAAGGCCGCGAGCTGCGCCGCTTCGACCATGTGCGCGAAGACCGCGGCGGCCGCGGGCGCGGCGGCCCGCGCAAGCACGGCGGCCTCACGGTCAGCGGCGAAGCCGCGGCCAAGCAATCCAACAAGCCGTTCAAGACCCGCAAGGACAAGGGCGTCAAGCCGCTGCCCGAGGGCAATCCGGCGGCGTTCCGCACCTGGTACGTGCCCGAGGGCGTCGAGACCGGCCCCAGCGGCCACCGCAACCCCGACGGCCGCGGCAAGAAGGGCGGCGGCGGCAAGCCCGCGGGCGCCGGTGCGCGCGCCGGCGGCCGCGGCCGTTCGCAGGGCGGCGCCGGCTTCGGCGGCGCGGGCGGCGGCAACAGCCCCTACGGCGGTGGCGGTGGCGCTGCCGGCAACGGCGGCCGCAGCCAGGGTCAGGGCCAGCGCGCGGCGCGACCCTACGGCCACCCGGGCAACGCCCCGAGCTTCCCCTCCGACCACGCCAACCCGGGCGGCTTCAACCCCTACGGCGGCGAGCGCCCCGCGCGCGGCAACGCCCGTCCTAGCGGCGGCAAGCCGCCGGGCGCCGGTCGCGCCGGCGCGCGTCCGGGCGGCGGCAACGCCCGCCCGGGCGGCAATGCCCGTCCCGGCGGCGCGCCGCGTCCGGGCGGCCCGCGCGGCGGTGGCCGTCCCGGCGGCGGCCGCGGTCCGCGCGGCTAA
- a CDS encoding segregation and condensation protein A, whose amino-acid sequence MTNQAAPADESAADSTAESVAGPQPGQVPGPTAPQQQEMPLAVVHGQPVLQIPQDLYIPPDALEVILEAFEGPLDLLLYLIRRQNLDILDIPVADITRQYVEYIQAMHEMRFELAADYLVMAAMLAEIKSRMLLPRAVNEEGEEEDPRAELVRRLQEYERYKKAAEDIDALPRQDRDTAPVQAFVPDRAAVRLPPPVELKELLLALHDVFKRAELYTQHAIKRDALSVRQRMGELLARMSDGAFYRFESLFTVEEGRLGAVVTFLGLLTLAKEQLVEIVQDAPLAPIYAKSLALMKDPDEIELSSEFDSAANDEDPA is encoded by the coding sequence ATGACCAACCAAGCCGCGCCCGCCGACGAATCCGCCGCGGACTCCACCGCCGAATCCGTCGCCGGGCCCCAACCAGGCCAGGTTCCAGGCCCGACCGCGCCGCAGCAGCAGGAGATGCCGCTGGCGGTGGTGCATGGTCAGCCGGTGCTGCAGATCCCCCAGGACCTGTACATCCCGCCGGACGCGCTGGAAGTCATCCTGGAAGCGTTCGAAGGCCCGCTGGACCTGCTGCTGTACCTGATCCGCCGGCAGAACCTCGACATCCTCGACATCCCGGTGGCGGACATCACCCGCCAGTACGTCGAATACATCCAGGCCATGCACGAGATGCGTTTCGAGCTGGCCGCCGACTACCTGGTCATGGCCGCGATGCTGGCCGAGATCAAGTCGCGCATGCTGCTGCCGCGCGCGGTCAACGAGGAAGGCGAGGAAGAGGACCCGCGCGCCGAGCTGGTCCGCCGGCTGCAGGAGTATGAGCGCTACAAGAAGGCGGCCGAGGACATCGACGCCCTGCCCCGCCAGGACCGCGACACCGCGCCGGTGCAGGCCTTCGTCCCCGACCGCGCGGCGGTGCGGCTGCCGCCGCCGGTGGAGCTGAAGGAACTGCTGCTGGCCCTGCACGACGTGTTCAAGCGCGCCGAGCTGTACACCCAGCACGCGATCAAGCGCGACGCGCTGAGCGTGCGCCAGCGCATGGGCGAGCTGCTCGCGCGCATGTCCGACGGCGCGTTCTACCGTTTCGAATCGCTGTTCACGGTCGAGGAAGGCCGTCTTGGCGCGGTGGTGACCTTCCTCGGCCTGCTGACCCTGGCCAAGGAGCAGCTGGTCGAGATCGTCCAGGACGCGCCGCTGGCGCCGATCTACGCCAAGTCGCTGGCGCTGATGAAGGACCCGGACGAGATCGAGCTCAGCAGCGAGTTCGACTCGGCCGCCAACGACGAAGACCCGGCGTGA
- a CDS encoding peptidoglycan-binding domain-containing protein, producing MPNYKIVESVGSKVQNVHDFEDIDRHHPSRGNEKGRVYGTVNGEREELLGNYNGRATVTRDGDHFVSKDFVLQAGGSASVKVPAVANGYIGKIDPANGIVQIYDKPANDPSREMIAQYRHLDLRNTNLREGQKIEYGESVGIQGGFNKGNPNAFGKHVHLDINTSYLPQADRYIRDMDSGAITTDKRPPHSENLTGNAKVSDVSGKGSIVHNPGTNAGNAHNHDHKPGDKHDAPAMADGVLRKDEHGPEVKAMQERLNALGYRDAEGKALVADGKFGDRTKHAVEQFQKDHPGLTVDGIAGPNTLRELKTAQPRHDANAGPLLSDPAHRDNAMYQQAVTGLEKLGGFKNHQELERAAATLTYDARVTGLTSIDNVARNANGTGFFAVQGELNDPSHKRAYVDANQAVNQSVEQSTQRLQQDVPQSAKQQEQSQQQEQQRNQQVPAKVA from the coding sequence ATGCCCAATTACAAGATCGTCGAATCGGTCGGCAGCAAGGTCCAGAACGTCCACGACTTCGAAGACATCGATCGCCACCACCCCAGCCGCGGCAATGAAAAGGGCCGCGTCTACGGCACGGTCAACGGCGAGCGCGAGGAGCTGCTCGGCAACTACAACGGACGCGCCACCGTCACCCGCGACGGCGACCATTTCGTGTCCAAGGACTTCGTCCTGCAGGCCGGCGGCTCGGCCTCGGTCAAAGTGCCGGCGGTGGCCAACGGCTACATCGGCAAGATCGATCCGGCCAACGGCATCGTCCAGATCTACGACAAGCCGGCCAACGACCCCAGCCGCGAGATGATCGCCCAGTACCGCCACCTGGACCTGCGCAACACCAACCTGCGCGAAGGCCAGAAGATCGAGTACGGCGAGTCGGTCGGCATCCAGGGCGGCTTCAACAAGGGCAACCCGAACGCCTTCGGCAAGCACGTCCACCTCGACATCAACACCAGCTACCTGCCGCAGGCCGACCGCTACATCCGCGACATGGACAGCGGCGCGATCACCACCGACAAGCGTCCGCCGCATTCGGAAAACCTGACCGGCAACGCCAAGGTCAGCGACGTCTCGGGCAAGGGCAGCATCGTGCACAACCCCGGCACCAACGCCGGCAACGCGCACAACCACGACCACAAGCCCGGCGACAAGCACGACGCCCCGGCGATGGCCGACGGCGTGCTGCGCAAGGACGAGCACGGTCCGGAAGTGAAGGCGATGCAGGAGCGGCTCAACGCGCTGGGCTACCGCGACGCCGAGGGCAAGGCGCTGGTCGCCGACGGCAAGTTCGGCGACCGCACCAAGCACGCGGTGGAGCAGTTCCAGAAGGACCACCCGGGCCTGACCGTGGACGGCATCGCCGGCCCCAACACCCTGCGCGAGCTCAAGACCGCGCAGCCGCGCCACGACGCCAACGCCGGCCCGCTGCTGTCGGACCCGGCCCACCGCGACAACGCCATGTACCAGCAGGCGGTGACCGGGCTGGAGAAGCTCGGCGGCTTCAAGAACCACCAGGAGCTCGAGCGCGCCGCGGCCACGCTGACCTACGACGCGCGCGTGACCGGCCTGACCAGCATCGACAACGTCGCCCGCAACGCCAACGGCACCGGTTTCTTCGCGGTGCAGGGCGAGCTCAACGATCCCAGCCACAAGCGCGCGTACGTCGACGCCAACCAGGCGGTCAACCAGAGCGTCGAGCAGTCGACCCAGCGCCTGCAGCAGGACGTGCCGCAGTCGGCCAAGCAGCAGGAGCAGAGCCAGCAGCAGGAGCAGCAGCGCAACCAGCAGGTTCCGGCCAAGGTCGCCTGA
- a CDS encoding YciI family protein: MWYLIEGYDVADALPKRGPARPAHLQRLHDLRDQGRLLLAGPCPAIDAEDPGPAGFSGSVIVAEFESLDAARAWADADPYVEAGVYARVDVRPFRKVLP; the protein is encoded by the coding sequence ATGTGGTATCTGATCGAAGGTTACGACGTCGCCGACGCGCTGCCCAAGCGCGGCCCGGCGCGGCCCGCGCACCTGCAGCGCCTGCACGATCTGCGCGACCAGGGCCGCCTGTTGCTGGCCGGGCCGTGTCCGGCGATCGACGCCGAGGACCCGGGTCCGGCCGGTTTCAGCGGCAGCGTGATCGTGGCCGAGTTCGAATCGCTGGACGCCGCGCGCGCCTGGGCCGACGCCGATCCGTACGTCGAAGCCGGCGTGTACGCGCGGGTCGACGTGCGGCCGTTCCGCAAGGTGCTGCCGTGA
- a CDS encoding BolA family protein, producing MPREQRVAAIRAAIEAALAPTALEIEDESHRHAGHAGAQDGRGHFRVAVVSAAFAGLNPIARHRAVYAAVGELMTTDIHALSISAKTPGEA from the coding sequence CTGCCGCGCGAGCAGCGGGTCGCGGCGATCCGCGCCGCGATCGAGGCGGCCTTGGCGCCGACCGCGCTGGAAATCGAGGACGAGAGCCACCGCCACGCCGGCCACGCCGGCGCCCAGGACGGCCGCGGCCATTTCCGCGTCGCCGTGGTCAGCGCCGCGTTCGCCGGCCTGAACCCGATCGCGCGCCATCGCGCCGTCTATGCCGCGGTCGGCGAACTGATGACCACCGACATCCATGCGTTGTCGATCAGCGCCAAGACGCCGGGAGAGGCTTGA
- a CDS encoding LacI family DNA-binding transcriptional regulator, protein MSVTIKDVARAAQVSVATVSRTLNGHGNVAEDVRRRVLAVANDLRYTPHAAARSLSSRRTQTLGVVLPDLHGEFFSELVRGVDQVAREHRLHLLVSSYHGQPEEQVSALRAMRGRVDGLLVMSPYAAAQVSIAEELSATLPTVLINAQDASADTPSLNVDNYGGAQAMVEYLVGAGHRRIAFIAGPDDNFDANERLRGYREALARLLPGAREWVLPGRFDEASGHAAGSALLAADERPDAVFAANDMMALGCLFGLVQGGMRVPGDIAVTGFDDIPLARYVHPALTTMRVNIAELGARAARMLLARLNPEPAAADAAAAHANPAQAAGTDEDPTPADRAGDNDSNPEKPRQSEPLRPELIVRESGLRRGGGA, encoded by the coding sequence GTGAGCGTGACGATCAAAGATGTCGCCCGCGCGGCCCAAGTGTCAGTGGCGACAGTATCGCGGACCTTGAACGGCCATGGCAACGTCGCCGAGGACGTGCGCCGGCGCGTATTGGCCGTGGCCAACGACCTGCGCTACACGCCGCACGCGGCGGCGCGCAGCCTCAGCAGCCGCCGCACCCAGACCCTGGGCGTGGTGTTGCCGGACCTGCACGGCGAGTTCTTCTCCGAACTGGTGCGCGGCGTCGACCAGGTCGCGCGCGAGCATCGCCTGCACCTGCTGGTGTCGAGTTACCACGGCCAGCCCGAGGAACAGGTTTCGGCGCTGCGGGCGATGCGCGGCCGCGTCGACGGCCTGCTGGTGATGTCGCCGTATGCGGCCGCACAGGTGTCGATCGCCGAGGAACTGTCGGCGACCCTGCCGACGGTGCTGATCAACGCCCAGGACGCCAGCGCCGACACGCCGTCGCTCAACGTCGACAACTACGGCGGCGCCCAGGCGATGGTCGAATATCTGGTCGGGGCGGGGCATCGCCGCATCGCCTTCATCGCCGGGCCGGACGACAACTTCGACGCCAACGAGCGCCTGCGCGGCTATCGCGAAGCGCTGGCGCGGCTGCTGCCGGGCGCGCGCGAATGGGTGCTGCCGGGCCGCTTCGACGAAGCCTCCGGCCACGCCGCCGGCAGCGCGCTGCTGGCCGCCGACGAACGTCCCGACGCGGTGTTCGCGGCCAACGACATGATGGCGCTGGGCTGCCTGTTCGGGCTGGTCCAGGGAGGCATGCGGGTGCCCGGCGACATCGCCGTGACCGGCTTCGACGACATCCCGCTGGCGCGCTACGTCCACCCGGCGCTAACGACCATGCGGGTCAATATCGCCGAGTTGGGCGCGCGCGCGGCGCGGATGCTGCTGGCCCGGCTCAATCCCGAACCGGCCGCGGCGGATGCGGCGGCGGCCCATGCCAACCCGGCCCAGGCGGCTGGGACAGACGAGGACCCGACACCCGCCGACAGAGCGGGCGACAACGATTCCAACCCGGAAAAACCGCGGCAAAGCGAGCCGCTGCGGCCTGAATTGATCGTGCGCGAATCGGGACTTCGCCGGGGGGGCGGCGCCTGA